The following DNA comes from Pseudomonadota bacterium.
CGATATCACCGCACACACCATCAGGACGTAGGCCGGCGCCATATCGCCGACGTCCTGGCTGATCAAATAGCTGGCGACCAGGGGCGTGGTCCCGCCCAGCGCCGCGAGGCCAATGTTGTATGACACAGAGAAGCCGCTCATGCGGACATTCGGGGCGAACAGCAGCGCCATGGTCGTCGCGAACAAGCCGCTATAGGGCGCAACGAACAACACCAGGCCGAATTGGCCAAGAAACGACAGAACGGGATCGTGGTGATCGACGAGCCAGAGCAGAGGCCAGGCAAAGACCAGCCCCGCGACCGTCGTCACCAGCAGCACCCAACGAACGCCGAAACGGTCGCCGAGCACACCGCCGACCACCACAAGGATCGTGTAGGCAACCATGTTGATCGTGTTGATGTCGAATGCATCTGCAGCAGGGTCCCCGACAACACGGGTCACGTAGGTCGTCAGGTAAACGAAGGTTAGATAAAAGCCGCCGGCGGAGAACGCCGAGATCCCAATTGCTTGGATCATCTGTCGACCGTGCGTTGTTACCGCCTGGCGCAGCGGTCCGTTGTACCAGGGCAGATCGGTGTCCTGAGGCTGGTAGTTTTCCGACAGACCCTGGCGGCGAACGAGGTAACCGCATAGACCAACAAGCGCGCCGCACAGGAAGGGAATGCGCCAGCCCCAATCGGCGACCGCCGACGTGTCGAGCAGACTGGTGACCAGGGATCCAGCGGCCGATCCGAGCAAGAAACCGATGCCGACGCCGAAATAGGACAGACTG
Coding sequences within:
- a CDS encoding MFS transporter — protein: MSQTSTRRRVRVASMVGNALEWYDFAIYGYFAATIGLQFFPDDNPAVSVIAAFGVFAIGFVARPIGAILFGHLGDRVGRRRVLVISILVMAVPTTLIGVLPTYADIGIWAPVILIALRLLQGLSVGGEMTGSITLMVEAAQPARRGLAGSLSYFGVGIGFLLGSAAGSLVTSLLDTSAVADWGWRIPFLCGALVGLCGYLVRRQGLSENYQPQDTDLPWYNGPLRQAVTTHGRQMIQAIGISAFSAGGFYLTFVYLTTYVTRVVGDPAADAFDINTINMVAYTILVVVGGVLGDRFGVRWVLLVTTVAGLVFAWPLLWLVDHHDPVLSFLGQFGLVLFVAPYSGLFATTMALLFAPNVRMSGFSVSYNIGLAALGGTTPLVASYLISQDVGDMAPAYVLMVCAVISIAAVLWAWRDLPARQKPRGAAVDT